From the genome of Pseudomonas yamanorum, one region includes:
- the modA gene encoding molybdate ABC transporter substrate-binding protein, which yields MMIRASRLAPTALATLIAAFAFSSANADEVQVAVAANFTAPIQAIAADFEKDTGHKLVAAYGATGQFYTQIKNGAPFEVFLSADDTTPQKLEAEGDTVKGSRFTYAVGTLALWSAKEGYVDAKGEVLKKNQFQHLSIANPKAAPYGLAATQVLAKEGLTEKVKDKIVEGQNITQAYQFVSTGNAELGFVALSQIYKDGKVTSGSAWIVPSSMHDPIKQDAVILNKGKDSAAAKALVEYLKGPKAAAVIKSYGYEL from the coding sequence ATGATGATTCGCGCCTCACGCCTGGCCCCCACCGCCCTCGCCACCCTGATCGCCGCGTTTGCCTTTTCCTCGGCGAATGCCGATGAAGTCCAGGTGGCCGTGGCCGCCAACTTCACCGCACCGATTCAGGCAATTGCCGCCGACTTTGAAAAAGACACCGGCCACAAGCTGGTCGCCGCCTACGGTGCCACCGGCCAGTTCTACACCCAGATCAAGAACGGCGCGCCGTTTGAAGTGTTCCTCAGCGCCGACGACACCACCCCACAGAAACTCGAAGCCGAAGGCGACACCGTCAAAGGCTCGCGCTTTACCTACGCAGTAGGCACCCTGGCGCTGTGGTCGGCCAAGGAAGGTTATGTGGATGCCAAGGGCGAAGTGCTGAAGAAAAACCAATTCCAGCACCTGTCCATCGCTAACCCGAAAGCCGCGCCTTACGGCCTGGCCGCCACCCAGGTACTGGCGAAGGAAGGCCTGACCGAGAAGGTCAAGGACAAGATTGTCGAAGGCCAGAACATCACCCAGGCCTATCAGTTCGTGTCCACCGGCAATGCCGAGCTGGGTTTTGTAGCGCTGTCGCAGATCTACAAGGACGGCAAGGTCACCAGCGGTTCCGCCTGGATCGTGCCGTCGTCGATGCACGACCCGATCAAGCAGGATGCGGTAATCCTCAACAAGGGCAAGGACAGCGCCGCTGCCAAGGCCCTGGTTGAATACCTGAAAGGTCCGAAAGCCGCCGCGGTCATCAAGTCCTACGGTTACGAGCTGTAA
- the modB gene encoding molybdate ABC transporter permease subunit yields the protein MPLSSADFSAIWLTLKLASLTTVILLIIGTPIALWLSRTRSWWRGPIGAVVALPLVLPPTVIGFYLLLTMGPNGYFGQFTQWLGLGTLTFSFAGLVIGSVIYSMPFVVQPLQNAFSAIGTRPLEVAATLRANPWDTFFSVILPLARPGFITASILGFAHTVGEFGVVLMIGGNIPDKTRVVSVQIYDHVEAMEYAQAHWLAGSMVVFSFLVLLALYSSRKTKAGWS from the coding sequence ATGCCGCTGTCGAGTGCTGATTTTTCCGCGATCTGGTTGACCCTGAAGCTGGCGTCACTGACCACGGTCATCCTGCTGATCATCGGCACTCCGATCGCTCTGTGGCTGTCGCGCACCCGTTCTTGGTGGCGCGGCCCCATCGGCGCGGTGGTGGCCTTGCCGCTGGTGTTGCCGCCCACCGTGATCGGTTTCTACCTGCTGCTGACCATGGGGCCCAACGGCTACTTCGGCCAGTTCACCCAATGGCTGGGCCTGGGCACTCTGACCTTCAGCTTCGCCGGGCTGGTGATTGGCTCGGTGATCTATTCCATGCCGTTTGTGGTGCAGCCGTTGCAAAACGCCTTCTCCGCCATCGGCACTCGACCGTTGGAAGTGGCCGCCACCTTGCGGGCCAATCCCTGGGACACTTTTTTCAGCGTGATCCTGCCCCTGGCGCGCCCGGGTTTTATCACCGCGTCGATTCTCGGCTTTGCCCACACCGTCGGTGAGTTCGGCGTAGTGCTGATGATCGGCGGCAATATTCCAGACAAGACCCGGGTAGTCTCCGTGCAGATCTACGACCACGTCGAAGCTATGGAATATGCCCAGGCCCACTGGCTGGCCGGCTCGATGGTGGTGTTTTCTTTCCTGGTGTTGCTGGCGCTCTACTCCAGCCGTAAAACCAAAGCGGGCTGGAGCTGA
- the modC gene encoding molybdenum ABC transporter ATP-binding protein: protein MSMIEVRLQLKYSGFALDVDLQLPGRGVTALYGHSGSGKTTCLRCIAGLERAEEGFVQINDEVWQDSRKGLFVPPHKRALGYVFQEASLFPHLSVLANLEFGLKRIPRQQRRVEMAHATELLGIGHLLDRHPQHLSGGERQRVGIARALLTSPSLLLMDEPLAALDSKRKSEILPYLERLHDELEIPVLYVSHAQDEVARLADHIVLLSEGKALASGPIGETLARLDLPMALGDDAGVVINGTVCAYDEHYQLLTLQLPASQLQMRVAHAPLALGKPLRFKIQARDVSLSLQAEEHSSILNRLPVTVTQAIPADNAAHVLVSLDAAGTPLLARITRYSRDQLQLHPGQALWAQIKAVAVLA, encoded by the coding sequence ATGTCGATGATCGAGGTGCGCCTGCAACTGAAGTACTCCGGGTTTGCCCTGGACGTCGACCTGCAACTGCCCGGTCGCGGAGTGACGGCGCTGTACGGTCATTCCGGCTCCGGCAAGACCACGTGCCTGCGCTGCATCGCCGGGCTGGAACGGGCTGAAGAGGGCTTCGTGCAAATCAACGACGAAGTCTGGCAAGACAGCCGCAAAGGGCTGTTTGTGCCACCCCACAAGCGCGCCCTGGGCTACGTGTTTCAAGAAGCCAGCCTGTTCCCGCATTTGTCGGTGCTGGCCAACCTGGAATTCGGCCTCAAGCGCATCCCGCGTCAGCAGCGGCGGGTGGAGATGGCCCATGCCACCGAGCTGTTGGGCATCGGCCACCTGCTGGATCGCCATCCGCAGCACCTTTCCGGCGGTGAACGCCAGCGCGTCGGCATCGCCCGCGCCCTGCTCACCAGCCCGAGCCTGTTGCTGATGGATGAACCGTTGGCGGCGCTGGACAGCAAACGCAAAAGCGAAATCCTGCCGTACCTTGAACGTTTGCACGACGAGCTGGAGATCCCTGTGCTGTACGTCAGCCATGCCCAGGACGAAGTGGCGCGCCTGGCTGATCACATCGTGTTGCTCAGCGAAGGCAAGGCCCTGGCCAGCGGCCCCATTGGCGAAACCCTGGCTCGGCTCGACCTGCCCATGGCCTTGGGCGACGATGCCGGCGTGGTGATCAACGGTACGGTCTGCGCCTACGACGAGCACTACCAGTTGCTGACTCTGCAACTGCCCGCCAGCCAACTGCAAATGCGCGTGGCGCATGCACCGCTGGCGTTGGGCAAACCGTTGCGCTTCAAGATCCAGGCGCGGGACGTCAGCCTCAGCCTGCAGGCCGAGGAACACAGCAGCATCCTCAATCGCCTGCCGGTGACGGTGACCCAGGCAATCCCGGCGGACAACGCAGCCCATGTGCTGGTGAGCCTCGATGCAGCCGGCACGCCACTGCTGGCACGCATCACCCGTTACTCACGGGACCAGTTGCAACTGCATCCCGGCCAGGCGTTGTGGGCGCAAATCAAGGCGGTGGCGGTACTGGCCTGA